The following DNA comes from Bradyrhizobium sp. SK17.
GCCGGTATAATCGATGCGGCGCTGGTCGAGATCGACCGCGATCCGGCCGCCGCGCGCGGCGAGAACCGCGCGCCATACCTTGAAGCCCTGCAAGATCGCCTGCTCCCACTCGCCCGTCGTGCACTGCTTGACCTCCAGATGCGAGGTCATGTCCTTGATCGTGCGCAAGAGCTGGAAGTCGAGCACGCTAACGCCCTCGAGCATATGATGGCGCCGGGCATAATCGAAGGCGAGCGCGGCCACACCCTCTTCGATCACTGCGGCGCGCCCGCCATCCTCGACCTCGTCGAGCAGCGGGCGGCTCTTGCGCTTGCGGCGGAGCAGCGCGCGCGTGATCGGCGACCAGCCCAGCACGGCGGCATATGCGAAATGGAAGACGTCGTGGAAGCGGTAGCCATCCGGATCATAGGCGTTATCAGTCAGCTCCCCGCCGAACGGCTTGCCGTTGATCGACACGCGAACCCGCTGGCGATCTTCGCCTTCGACATCAACCAGTTCGACCTCGAACCGGCGCGGAAGGCGCTCGCCTTCGGGCAGGGTCGCATCGAAGCACAGCGGCTCGGTGCGCTCCGTCGCCCAGCGCGCCTTCACCTTCGCAAGGTTCGAAACCGCTATCTCGTCGAGAGTCAGGTCGAACTTGCTGGCGACGTTCGCGATGTACCAGAGCAGATCGCCCAGCTCTTCGGACACGCGCTCCTTGAAGAGCCGGTGCGCTTCGCCGTCGCGCAGATGTTTCTTGTATTCGCTCAGGAGCTGGCCGGTTTCGCCGGCGAGACCTAGCATGGGAACGATGAGGGAAAGGACATCATCCGAGCCCTGGCGCGCCGGGACGCGATCAGTGCGCAGAGCCTCCTTCTGATAGCGGTCGAAATCCATCATCGTCTCCTTCGGCGCTTCATCCAGCGGCGGCCCTGGCCGCGTCGACTGCGCCAAGCGGCGTGTCGGCGCCGGCGCGTATCTTCTCGTTCAACTTCCATTTGGGAGGATAGAAGAGCTCGATCGGAGTCAGAGTTGGCTCGAACTTCTGCTTGATCCGCGTGCGGCCGGTTCGCCCCGCGACCTGCGGGTGCGCGACGCGCGCATATTTGTCGACTTCGCAGAACAAATTCTGGCAGTCGATCAATTGGAGCCGCCGCCCCAAAGCGATTGAAAATCTAGCCCAAGTCGCTCGAACTCCTGCTCCTGGAGATCTGCCATGAGCCGGATCAGTTCGGGCTCGTTGAGTCCTCCGGGATCGGCGAAGCATTTGCGCAGCCCGTCTCGCGCGCCGGGACCTGGCACGACGAAGTCCATCTCGCTGAAATCGGTGATTTCGCTGTAGTTGATGTCGGTGATGAACTGATAGGCGAGGAAATCGCCGATGGTCGGATAAGCGCGAAGCTTCTCGAAGCCCTCCTGCATGGTGCGAGTTTGCGCCAACCGTTCTGGAAGCCGATCCTCCATCATGCGTTCAAGCAACAACAGATGGTTCTGATGCTTGGCGGGCCTGCCGAACGCGCTGCTTCCCGGCGGCATGATGTAGGCGGCCGAATAGATGCGGCGACCGTCACGCATCGCCCGTGCGAGCACCTCATCGTAGCGCGAGAAGTGGTAATCCTCGAACGTGATCGGTCCGAACGATCGTTCCAGCAGATCCCAGGTCTCGATCTTGTTGAACAGCTTGAACAGCAGAATGCGAAAGAAGACTTCTCGGGGCGAATTCGGTAAATCGGCGCGATAGATGACGCGCCGAATCATATACTGGCTCGCCCGATCCGAAGCCCGATAGGCGTTGGTGAACTTGTAAGTCGTGAGCACCGCGTTGCCGGTCCAAGGACGCTCCTCGCCGCGTGCTCGTCGGAAGAAGACGTCCTGTCGTTCGGCGGCGAAGCGCCAATAGCTCTCATAGACCTCCGAGACCTTGGCGGGCGCGAGATGGCGCAGAATGATCGGCGCCGGCGCGGCTGTGGCAGATGCCTCGTTCGCCCTCGGCACGACGGGTAGGTCGAGCGGTAGCGTGGCGGCTGTGGGATCGATGCGCTGTTTTGGCGGGCGGCCGCGCGGGCGTTTGGCGGCAGGCTTTGGGAGCTTCTTCCTCAAGACTCTGCCCCGATGGCCATGACCGGAACTGCGGGCCGTGCCGGCGCCGCGACAGAGCCAGACACCAGTGCTTCGGCGGCGACGACGAGCGGCGCGAAATCGGGATCGCTCTTAGTAATGCGCTCCAGCTTGGCGACACCTACCATGACATTCAGCCGCGCCAGCGGTATATCCATTTCATGGGCCATGAAGGCGCCAAGCTGGGCGAGGCCGAGATAGTTGCCATAGGCTTTGTCGAAAACTTGCTGGGTCGCATAGAAGGCGTTCACGACCAAGCCGGCGGTGGTCGGCTCGAAGCTGACCTGTTGCAGGCAAGGAAAGCCGAGCTGCGCGCTCGCGACATGATCGCGGCCCGGGTCGAACGTCGTCGCCTGCAACATCGAGCGGCGCACGCCCGCTCGCGAACCATACTGTGACAATATCCACTCCAACTGATTTCCGTCGCACGGCCCGCGGCCGTACATAACCATGCGTTCGAAATATAGGCCGCGGCCATTGGCTTTCTTATTCATCGCCTGCCAGCGCGGGAATGTCGCACGATAGAGTGTAAAAAGGCGGGTGCGGTCGCCACGCGACATCTCCCAAAGGCGCTGAGGAAAGATGGTGAAGGCGACATCCTCGACCTTGAGACGTCCCTTGCGTTTGAGGAGCTGATCGACGGCTTGGCGCACGGCCGGATCTTCAGGCACTACACCATTGCCGTCGAATCCGGTCACGCTCAACACCAGCGGCGAGACCTCGGTGCCGGCGCCGTCGAGAACCCTGAGCAGGAGGCGCGACCAAGCACGCGACAGGTTGTCGTCGTTGATCATGACGGGCTCCGGCGCGGCCGATGTTTTCGACTTACTCATCCGGGTCGTCCTCCAGATGGCGGTATTGGGCGAGCCCGACATAGGCCTCGGGTGCGATACGAACGAACACCGCCCAAGCGCCGCTGTTGGCGCTTGCCTGAACGATTCCAGGCCGCACCGCGCGGAACAGACGACCGCTCGCTAGCTCGCACTCGTAGGCGAGGCTAGCGCCGGTCGTCTCCGTTCCCGGCGGAAGCAGCAACAGCATCTTCACCTCAGCGTCGAGGGTCGATCCCGCTCGATGGCGGTCGGCGATGATCAGGGGTTCGGGTGTCAGGGCACCGAGGATGTCGGCGCGTAGGGCCTTTGGCGTCACGCGCTGCAGGGCGGCGGCGCGCGCCCGCGATATCATGTTCACACCGGCCGAGAGGTGGGTGAGGAGCGTGCGGTAGCCGACGCCGAAGTCGCAGGCGATCATGAACATTTGCGCCGCCGTCGCGGTCTCAGGTTTCCAGCCGCGTGTGGCGAATGCGCGGCGCAGACCCATGGTCGGCATCAGGGTGAAGCCCGCAAACGTATCTGCGAGGAATTCCTTGGGATCTTCCCAGGGGTTCTCCTTAGCACCTTCGCGCAACTCATCGATCGACGAGCCGTGGCCGAAGACGTGATGGCCAAGCTCGTGCGCGCAATTATAGGCGCGCCGAGGCAGCGGGCGGCGAGCCGAGAGGTGGATGCGCGGCGGCGCGGCGCGTTGGTACATCCCCTCCATGTTGATGTTATTGAAACGCACCGTGACGCCGAGCGTCTCGGAAAGCCCATAGATGCAGATCGGGCCATGCTGATCGAGCTTGGCTTTCGCTCGGGTGGCAATGGCCGTGTGCATAGCTTGGGTCGCAAGCGCGCGACGATTGAAGCTGGGCTTGTTGGTGCGCATCAGGTCCATCACCGATCGCCTCCCTCGGCGTTCGGGGTGGAATCGCTGCGCATGGCTGCGAGGAGCTTCAGCAGGCGGTCGAGGTCGTCCGGCTTGAGCTTGGTGAGTTCACGGGCGGCGAGTTCGAGTCGGGGATCCTGAGCATCGAGGGTATCCGGTGCCTCGCCGAGCAGCCAGGCGACGCCCACATCATAGATTTCGGCAAGGCGCGCGAGTTCGTCGGCCGAGACCCGGCGGTTGCCGGCCTCTATCTCCGAGACCGACGGCCGGTGTAAGCCGAGTATCTTGGCCACCTGGCCCTGCGAGAGCCCCGCGAGTTTGCGCGCCTCCTTAAGGCGTTCGGCGATCAGGGCGCGCTTGGCGGCTTCGGCGTCATTCATGCGGCGGCCGCTTCTTTCTCGGTCTGCCTCTTCAGCAGTTCGCACACGAAGGCGGCTGTTTCGTCGATAGAGCGCGGCAACTTGGTCGTCTCGTCGACGAAGATGTTCACGTCGTTCGGGATCGACGCGCCGATCTCGGTCGACAGGATAGTCGTGGCGACAGGCCAGACTTTGCTGTCGAACCTCGGGATATTTTCGACCGG
Coding sequences within:
- a CDS encoding nucleoside triphosphate pyrophosphohydrolase family protein gives rise to the protein MDFDRYQKEALRTDRVPARQGSDDVLSLIVPMLGLAGETGQLLSEYKKHLRDGEAHRLFKERVSEELGDLLWYIANVASKFDLTLDEIAVSNLAKVKARWATERTEPLCFDATLPEGERLPRRFEVELVDVEGEDRQRVRVSINGKPFGGELTDNAYDPDGYRFHDVFHFAYAAVLGWSPITRALLRRKRKSRPLLDEVEDGGRAAVIEEGVAALAFDYARRHHMLEGVSVLDFQLLRTIKDMTSHLEVKQCTTGEWEQAILQGFKVWRAVLAARGGRIAVDLDQRRIDYTGPAEADQARSDPSP
- a CDS encoding thymidylate synthase, with the protein product MINDDNLSRAWSRLLLRVLDGAGTEVSPLVLSVTGFDGNGVVPEDPAVRQAVDQLLKRKGRLKVEDVAFTIFPQRLWEMSRGDRTRLFTLYRATFPRWQAMNKKANGRGLYFERMVMYGRGPCDGNQLEWILSQYGSRAGVRRSMLQATTFDPGRDHVASAQLGFPCLQQVSFEPTTAGLVVNAFYATQQVFDKAYGNYLGLAQLGAFMAHEMDIPLARLNVMVGVAKLERITKSDPDFAPLVVAAEALVSGSVAAPARPAVPVMAIGAES
- a CDS encoding helix-turn-helix domain-containing protein, with the translated sequence MNDAEAAKRALIAERLKEARKLAGLSQGQVAKILGLHRPSVSEIEAGNRRVSADELARLAEIYDVGVAWLLGEAPDTLDAQDPRLELAARELTKLKPDDLDRLLKLLAAMRSDSTPNAEGGDR
- a CDS encoding ImmA/IrrE family metallo-endopeptidase gives rise to the protein MDLMRTNKPSFNRRALATQAMHTAIATRAKAKLDQHGPICIYGLSETLGVTVRFNNINMEGMYQRAAPPRIHLSARRPLPRRAYNCAHELGHHVFGHGSSIDELREGAKENPWEDPKEFLADTFAGFTLMPTMGLRRAFATRGWKPETATAAQMFMIACDFGVGYRTLLTHLSAGVNMISRARAAALQRVTPKALRADILGALTPEPLIIADRHRAGSTLDAEVKMLLLLPPGTETTGASLAYECELASGRLFRAVRPGIVQASANSGAWAVFVRIAPEAYVGLAQYRHLEDDPDE